TTTCTTCATTAATGGCACTCGGGTAGCTCGCTTTAAAGTCATCCGGGATCAGAGCTTCTGAGGGGCATGTGCTGAGGACCTCGATGCTGTCATCGCTGATGGTCCTCCGACTGACCGCTTTGTTCCTCACCAGCTGCGGACTGGCACATGGCTGGGGCAGGTTGGCCTGGCTTTcagactgagccagggcagccgAAGACTTCTCAGTTCCCAAAACCTCAATGCTTTCGCCGCTGCTGACGCTTCCTTTCAGATCCGCATCAAGATACTCCATATTGTCCTGATGGTTGTAAGCCACAGGGTCAGCGACTTCTGTTTCTGGAGCATCTTCAGTCTCCTGATCCATCTTAATGGGCACAGACTCAACACTGGATTTGTAAGACCCCAAGCTGACTAGCGGTTTAGGAACAGGGCAAACGTCCAAACATTTGTCTCCGGGGTTGTCTAGATGAGCTCCCTGGTAGCCGTTCAACTGCCTTTCGGGCTgcctttcctccagagggaatACATCTTCGAAAAGGAAGTTGGTGATCGTTTGTTGCTTTAAAAGTGCTCTGCTGATCTGACTGGTCAAGAGGTAGCAGACGTCGCCTCTGAACATTTTCTCGATTTGATGCAACTGATCCAGCGTTTGAGTGAAGAAATAAACATCGCAAAGTTCCTGAAGGGTTTTGAGCTTCTTGTCAAAGCATTTGGCAGATTTGGCCTTGATCAGCTTCGGCGTATAAGAGGACCGCCGCGAATAAAGGTGCGTTTCTCTGGGTTCATCGGGTTTTGAGGTAGGAAGCCCTTGCTCCGATTCTTCCTCCTCGGCTTGTTCATTCGCAGCTTCCGGCTCATAAGGATGAAAGTCTGAGTCTTTCTGCTTGCTGTAGGGATAGGATCTGATTTGCTTCAAAAGGTCTTGATGCTCGATGATGGATTTTTCGACGCTGGCCAGTTCGTTCGCTTTCTCAATGGCCTGCGTGGTGTAGTACCCTTTCTCATTGTTCTTCTTCTGGATCTCCGTCTCGGTGTGCAAAACAGTCCTAGTATAATCGAGGTCCTTGAGCTTTTTTTCCAGTTCGTTGGCAAACGCTTTCCGGTTGCCCGTCTTCAGGCATTCGGAGGCTTTCGAGAACTCGGCGGAGAGCTCTTCGAACATCTGCATAATCTTGTGCTCGTCGGCAGAGATGTAAGCCATGCAGAAAGGCCTGACGAAACCCCTGGCTTCGAGGTCGTAGAGAGTCAAGTGGTGGACATATGCGAACGCCCCTTCCTTGGAGTCGCCCAGCACGACTTTCGAATCCTCCACGAAGTTCAGCTTCGGGTACGGGCATCCGGGGTGGTGCCCCACGAAGGAGGCCTGGTAGTCCACCGACATGATGCGGAGGGAGAAGTAGTTGAGGTCGAAGGTGCCAGAGACTTTGGCGTCGTCGGGGACGGTGAGCAAAGGCTGGGGACCCACTTGCTCCGAGAATTCAGAGATGAGGATGAAGTCCCGGGTGAACTTGGCGCTGGAGAGCTTGGACCAAGGGTTGGTGCCTTGGCTGGCGAAAGGGAAGAGCGGGACGGAGTACTCCTCAGGCAAAGCCGGCTCGCTGTTGTTGTAGGCTTCCTCCTCGTAGTCATCCTCCTTGGTAAAAGCCACCACGTCCGGGGCGCTGATCATATTTCCAAGTGAAgatggcggcagcggcggcagcaaaCGGAcatggaggagaggagagctgcGCTGCGAACGCCAAGAGTCAACCAGAATCCATCAGCTGAGAGAATGAAGCCCCTCTGGCCCCAAATCAATCTGCTAATCCCCTATTAAGCTCCACTTCCCTTCACTGGGGAGGCCTTGATACCTGAGGGACCCTAGGGGCAACTGCCCCTTTGAGCTCCTAGTCTATGGGGCTGTTTATCCTCACAAGGATCTAGACCCTTTGCCCAAAGGGAGCTTATCACATTTCTGGCTATTGATTCCTCTGTTTAAGACCCTGTTTTCCCTGCAGTGTTTGCGGGGGGCCTTGTGGCACTCACCCTCCTTTGTACCCCTCACCCTTTGTGGGGTTGGACTTGTGGGGTTAGGCAAGGAGGATTACTGCCTGGCTGTGGGGCTCAGTAAGAGGGTCCCTGCCTGGCTGTGGGGCTGAGGAGGAGAAGGTAGTAACCACCTGGCTGTGGGGCTCAGTGAGATAAGATGAGCAGTGCCTGGTTGTGGGGCTGAGATGGGGCAGGTAGTAACTGCCTGGCTGTGGGGCTCAAAGAGATGAGGGTAACTGTCTAGCTGTGAGGCTGAGGAGACGGGGGTCACTGCGTGGCTGTGGGATTCAAGAGGAGAAGATGACCACGGCTTGGCTGGGCGGCTGGGGAGAAGAGGGCCACTGCCTGGTTGGGGGCTCAATGAGGTGAGGGTCGATGTCTGGCTGTGGGGCACAAGGGGGCTGTGgggctcaggaggaggaggaggagaggcccacTGCCTGACTGTGGGGCTCTGAGACAGGAGGGCCACTGCTTGGCTGGAGAGGAGGCTGAGTGGTCACTTGTGGGTCAAGCCTGCCAAGAGGGCTCCAACCTCCTCCCTCTGACCCCCAAAGGCCAGGCCCCTCCTCGACTGCCCTTCCTGGGAAAGGGCTCagtctcctccctctccctctctccgaCCCCTCAGCCCTGAAAAAGGCGGGCGCTAGGACCAGCCCGGGACCCTCCTCCGCCCCTCGCCTTTCGCCGCTTCTCCCTCACAGACgcctccgctgccgccgccgccgccgagtgGCAGCCATCTTGGAATCACATGACACCTCACGGGTTGACCCCAATGACCCCGGAAGTGGTTCCTTTTCCCTCAGGGCCTGGTTTTTATTTCCTTAACCCTTACCTACACTTTTGTCCTTTTAAGAAATAAAGTCATTATATGCGTGTGCGtgtaattttatttatgaataaataaataaataaataaaacgagGGAGGggcattgtgggaattgtagtccctcCATTTACATCACTTCCCTGTattaacatttaattaaaaattattattattattattattattattattcaccataCAACCCAAAAGGCGGCATAACTCTCCCTGTCTTGAAAACAAgcttaaattttttatttaaaaccaCTTTTTAATGAACCGGAAATGGCGTCATCGGCGCGAGGCATTGTGGGCGCCTGTGTAGTTCTTTGCCCTCTTCCTGACTCgcctctgtctctctttccacTGCGAGGCGGTCCTCTCTCAGCGTTCTATTCTTTACGACAAGGTGCCGTAAAGCGAGAGGCGGCAGGTAAACAAACCCGCCTCGCCCATCATGCCTCGCTTTGCGACAGCGGCGGGCGCGGAATACGGCAGGGACGCGGGAAAACCTTGTCTGTagggaagaataaaaagaaaggagtgtggaaggaaggaaggagataaaAAGGGGCTGTTTTAGGGGGAGAAGAGCTTTTCTCTGTAGGAAAAGTGACCcttgggaggagaggaaaggggacactggaggggaaagaaaggcCTTTTCCTTCAGCAAAAGTGATACTTGAAGATAGAGGAAAAGCCttttggggttggttttttgGGGGAGCATGAGAGAAGATCAGGGGCGGCAGGCGTTTGGAAAAGGACTGCCTTCTTGAGTGGCAGCTGCATTCTGGGGTTGGAAATGCAGAGACTGAGAGTGTGAGAGGAAGGGTTCCTAGGAAGGGGAAAGGTCTGTTTCTGAGGAGAGGTTTGGAAAAGGTTTGGACAGTTCAGGGTTCAggtaataaatgaacaaatgaatgaataaatagggagaggaggagagcagcCTATGAGGAAAGAGCAGGAAGGTACTTATAAGAAGATATCACTTGTCGGGAGACTGGGATCGGAAGAGCGTTGCTGGCCCAGATTCCTTAGCCTTGGATGTGGAGGAGCGTCTTTTGCTGGAGCcaaagaggaaagcaagcaagcaaggaaaaAGCACACCTCCATCTTAGATCTGGAATGGACCCTGAAACTCGTCTTATTTGCCCAGTTTTGGAACAGGGATCTTGCCTGTGATGGAAAGGAAGGCCCTGGTTGACCTGACAGTCTGGACTATCCTTGCCAGTTGAGGCTTTTCAAGGAATGCATATGAGAAACACCAGAGTCTTTGGCCGCTCTTAACGCCGTTCCCGCCATGTCTTGGCAGCCTGGGGCTTGGGCCTGGTGCTCAGGATGATTGGCCTGGCCCTGTTGCTTCCCCGCCGTGGATCCGGATTGCTCTCCCGCACCTGGAACCGTCGCTTCTCTCCATCTGCTGCTGTGGAAATGGCGTTCCGGAATGTCCAGAAGGTCCTCTGCGTGGCGGAAAAGAACGACGCGGCCAGAGGGATCGCGGACATCCTTTCCAACAGCAGGATGAGGAGGGTAGGGGAGGACAAGAACGCGCTcataaccactgcaccacactccaaccctcaaaccactgcaccacactcaGGTAGGCAacctggactgcagctcccatgtcCCAGAGCACCAACTATGCTAGCAGGGGCCTATGGGAGTTGGAGTCGAAAACCTCCAAAGAGCACCAGGTTGCACATATGTCTGCTCTTCAGATGTGCAATCTGGTGTCTTCAGAGGTTTTCGACTCCAACTCCCATGGTGCTCTGGgacatgggagctgcagtccaggtTGCCTACCTCATTGTGGtgcagcagtttgaatgttggattgggacgctgggagatcagggtttgaatcccgactcagtcacaaaacccactgggggaccttgagcaagtcacactctctcagcctcagaggatggcaatggcaaaccctctgaagaagaaaatcccatgaatagggTCACATTGGGGCAGCGATTCCCAAGCTTTGTTCCTCCAAGTGttgtggacttcaactcccagaagccccagccagattggccaatagtcaagaattctggggcctgaagtccaaaacaactatCTGGAGgatccaagtttgggaaccactgccttagagtcgaaaacaacttgaaggcacacaacaacaacaacaacaaccctgatcTCTGGTGACCTATGGtttcttgagaagatttgttcaaagggggtctGCCCTTGCTTTCACAGTTTTTAATGCTTGGAAATTGTTCTTTTTCTGTCTTCCTAGAGAGAAGGGTTCTCCAAGTTCAACAAAATCTATGAATGCCAATATCCCTTGCTTGGGCAGGTATGTGTCCGACTATCCGTTGTCTTGTTTTCCTGTCGGTCAGTCTATTATTATACATGTGTGCGCAATATTAAATTGTGACAGTAAGCTTACTATCATAATCTCTTTCAGAAAGCATTATTGGTTCATCTTTGGGAAGCCACTGTGAGTGGTGCATGGCAATAGCTATAACAAATACCTTTATTATCTTATACTGAGTCGGAGAAGACTTTCTCTTTGAAGCAAGGAGCTTTAAACAAACCTTGCAGGAAATATCATCTGTGTTATTCTGTCTTCTGCAGAACGTAACTGTGGTGATGACATCTGTTTCTGGACATTTGCTGGCTCAAGAGTTCAAGCTGCCGTTTCGGAAATGGTAAGGATTGGCAGATCTCAGCGTTCAGTTGCATTTCCGTAACCATAAACTGAGATGTTGAACAAGAGAAAGTGCTAATATAAAATTGTCACCTGTACACTAGCAGATGTGTATGGACACTTGCAAGTCAAGTGAGCACCTTATGCttctttcttctgtctctttACCTTATTGTCTTCCCATTGATCCTTTTTTATTAGGCACAGCTGCAACCCACTTGTCCTCTTTGATGCTGAAATCGAGAAATTTTGCCCTGAAAACTACCTGGACATCAAGGTGAGTTTTGCTGCAAGGCTCTTCCTGCCAATAGTGGGATATCCTTACCTCCATTTCCTTGACACTAATCAAAACAGCTTAATGTATAAGACTAATGAGTGGGTAGGATAGGATAGGagggatttctttttcttcacatGTAGACAAAAGCAGTGATAAGTTGGGAAGGTCTGATGGTAGTCCAAATGGAAGTGTTTTTGTATTGCTTCTGTTGCAGAAAAGAGGTACAGCTGGAAGGCATGATCAGGTCTCTAGTCTAGATGGAGTTCTTGCTGGCTGCCAGGAGTGACATTCCCATACCTTTGTTGATGCCTAAAGGGTCTCTTTTCTTCTTGAGTCCCtatcacctattgacttatgatgaccccatgaatttaatgggattttccttggcaaggaatacccagaggtggtttttgccagtcccttcctctgaagtatagtaGTGGCCAAATTCAGATCTCAGACCCACGTTTGGAGCACCTTTGGCTCAGTGTGGCTTACCTGTTAGCATCGTGGTATGTTTATGTTCCCATACCTGAAGCATATGTGTCAGGCTGTAATGAAATTCGTTGGGTTTGGCTGCTTCTCTCAACTTTCCCCGCATGACTGCTTTCAGCGGACGCTCGAGCGAGAAGTGCAACACTGCCAGGCTCTGGTGATTTGGACAGATTGCGATCGTGAAGGCGAGAACATAGGCTTTGAAATCATTCAGGTTTGCAAAGCAGGTATGTGGGTGATGGTATGGCTTGTTACCTCTCTGGATTTATTTAGGATATTTGTACCTCcctcttctgccacaaaggctctcagagtggcttccgAATGGCCAattaggcagttccctgcccttgggcttacaatctaaataagacatgagacacaaggaaaagggaatggcagtggaggaggaaaTTAAGTCTGGTAAATACTGCtggttctcctctccctccaaggcTAGGACAAAGGCAATTGGGATGGAGGCTTTCATCTACTTTTaggcctaggcatgatggagctgttcctgccccttcttttctccctccaaggccaggacagTGACCTAAACCAATCTTCTGGGTCAGAAATCTTGGCCAGTGCTGGGGCCTCCACCTCTAAGCAGAACATTCCATGCTGCAACCCATCCGTTTTGTTCTATTTATGTAGCTGCTTCCCTCAGCCTCTAAAAAACTTGCCttgaatctctctttctctccccggACAGTGAAGCCAAGCCTGCAGGTG
This genomic stretch from Sceloporus undulatus isolate JIND9_A2432 ecotype Alabama chromosome 8, SceUnd_v1.1, whole genome shotgun sequence harbors:
- the SMCR8 gene encoding guanine nucleotide exchange protein SMCR8, coding for MISAPDVVAFTKEDDYEEEAYNNSEPALPEEYSVPLFPFASQGTNPWSKLSSAKFTRDFILISEFSEQVGPQPLLTVPDDAKVSGTFDLNYFSLRIMSVDYQASFVGHHPGCPYPKLNFVEDSKVVLGDSKEGAFAYVHHLTLYDLEARGFVRPFCMAYISADEHKIMQMFEELSAEFSKASECLKTGNRKAFANELEKKLKDLDYTRTVLHTETEIQKKNNEKGYYTTQAIEKANELASVEKSIIEHQDLLKQIRSYPYSKQKDSDFHPYEPEAANEQAEEEESEQGLPTSKPDEPRETHLYSRRSSYTPKLIKAKSAKCFDKKLKTLQELCDVYFFTQTLDQLHQIEKMFRGDVCYLLTSQISRALLKQQTITNFLFEDVFPLEERQPERQLNGYQGAHLDNPGDKCLDVCPVPKPLVSLGSYKSSVESVPIKMDQETEDAPETEVADPVAYNHQDNMEYLDADLKGSVSSGESIEVLGTEKSSAALAQSESQANLPQPCASPQLVRNKAVSRRTISDDSIEVLSTCPSEALIPDDFKASYPSAINEETYADEEDEGLHFSPVLNPDGTEEMEGNFEEGNQLPVDSACCIGKESPNFLEPPTDVVPKHCDDDGVVSIPPQPYRQGDHGFHVNFTDCSSHEGVLRGLLTYELDPHYLSSNRETSKMSLDKCSDSTSYISSTASTSSDRTPSPSPLGGQSGERQKKKAGQNALRFIRQYPFAHPAIYSLLSGRTLVVLGEEKAIVEKLVTALSIFVPNCGEYAKPVKPWAISPLHITDFQKWKLIGLQRSSSPTGVSMMHSLSRYGRYVSILDADSKTLRCPQYRGTLIPRLADHRTQIKRGSTYYMHVQAILTQLCSKAFLYAFCHHLHLPLKEGETEESMASRRLNFLKIHLGLANEDSKVVQYLAELLKLQYVQDPIRGVSPVLRFDYVPSCLYKI